One genomic window of Cricetulus griseus strain 17A/GY chromosome 3, alternate assembly CriGri-PICRH-1.0, whole genome shotgun sequence includes the following:
- the LOC100773780 gene encoding prefoldin subunit 4, with product MVATMKKAAAEDVNVTFEDQQKINKFARDTSRITEQKEIEVKKNHLQNLEDTFNDIMLADGDCFMTQYLIRDVLISHSQEEAQEMLEEAKKTLQEEIDALESRVGAIQWVLANLKVQLYTKFGSNINLGVDES from the coding sequence ATGGTGGCCACCATGAAGAAGGCGGCTGCAGAAGACGTCAATGTTACTTTCGAAgatcaacaaaaaataaacaaatttgctCGAGATACGAGTCGAATCACAGAGCAAAAGGAGATAGAAGTGAAGAAGAACCACCTCCAGAATTTAGAAGACACTTTCAACGACATCATGCTGGCAGATGGTGACTGCTTCATGACCCAATACCTGATCAGAGATGTTCTCATTAGCCACTCTCAAGAAGAAGCCCAGGAGATGttagaagaagcaaagaaaacttTGCAAGAAGAGATCGACGCCTTAGAGTCCAGAGTGGGAGCCATCCAGTGGGTATTAGCCAACCTGAAAGTACAGTTATACACAAAATTTGGCAGCAACATAAACCTTGGGGTGGATGAAAGCTAA